CAGAAGATCGCCGATTCGATGGGGTACATCCCGTTGCCGCAATCGGTCGTCGAACAGGTTCGCAAAGCGTCCGCCAACATTCAGTAACGCCGTGAGGTCTCTCTCGGCGTGCGCGTCCGCGCCACGCCGGGAGAGTTTTCCCCTTGTTCCGGACTTAGCCCATGAACAAACCTTTTGTCGTACCGGTTAATCCCGACTCTGCCTGCCAGCCACCCTCGACGAAGGATTTCCTGGTGGATCGCACCTTTCGCGCCCTGGCGCGAATCGGCGTGGTGCTGATTCTTGCGCTGGTATTTGCGCTGGTGTTCGAAGTCGGACGCAAGGCACTTCCCGGTATGGAGAAGCACGGCTTCGATGTGCTGCTGGGCAGCGTGTGGGACGTCAACCAAGGCAAATACGGCATCCTGCCGGCCATCTGGGGCACGCTTTACAGCGCTTTCATCGCTTTGCTGATCGCCGGTTTCTTTGGCGTGAGCATGGCGATTTTCCTGACTCAGGATTTCCTGCCGACCAAGCTCGCTGCGCTGTTTCGTACCATCGTCGAACTGCTCGCGGCCATTCCCAGCGTGGTCTATGGCCTGTGGGGGATCTATGTGGTGATTCCGGCAATTCGGCCGCTGACCACCTGGTTGAACAGCGAACTGGGCTGGATACCCTTTTTCGGCACGTCCCTGAGCGGTCCGGGCCTGCTGCCCGCAGCACTGGTGCTCGCCATCATGATTCTGCCGACGATTGCCGCCGTTTCGCAGGACGCGCTGACGGCTGTGCCGATGAAAACCAAGCAGGCCGCGTACGGCATGGGCACTACCCATTGGGAAGCGATTCTCAAAGTGATGGTGCCTTCGGCCGCCACCGGCATATTCGGCTCTCTGGTGCTCGGCCTGGGGCGCGCGCTGGGTGAAACGATGGCGCTGGCCATGCTGGTCGGCAATGCCAACAACATTTCCCTCTCACTGTTTGCACCGGCCAACACCCTTGCCGCTCTGCTGGCGCTGAACTTCCCCGAAGCCGGACCGAACGAGATCGAGGTGTTGATGTACGCCGCGCTGGTGCTGATGCTGATTACGCTGATCGTGAACATTTTCGGTTCGATGATCATGATGTACGCCCAACGGGGTCACAAGTGATGACTGATCTGACCGCAGCAACAGACCTGACGGCGCCAACGGGCGCGATGCCCAGCTTGCAACGCAAGTTCGAAGGCCGCGCGCTGCGCAGCCTGATCCTGACCACCCTGGTCTGGGCAGGTGCTCTGCTGGCCAGCGTGCCGCTGATTTCCGTGCTCTACATGCTGATCACCCGCGGTGGCGCGCGCCTGAACCTGGAAGTCTTTACCGAACTGCCACCGACCGGCTTCGAGATGGGCGGCGGTTTTGGCAACGCGATGGCAGGTACCTTTGTGATGGTCGGTATCGCGGCAGCGATCGCGGTGCCGGTCGGGATCATGGCGGCGATCTTCCTGGCTGAGCTGGGCCCGGACAGCAAACTGGGGAACGCCGCACGTTTCGCCGCCAAAATGCTCACGGGCCTGCCGTCGATCCTGGCGGGGGTGTTTGCCTATGCCCTGGTGGTGATGACGACCGGCACGTATTCGGCACCGGCGGGTGGCGTGGCACTGGCGGTTTTGATGCTGCCGATCGTTGTGCTGACCGCGGAAGAATCGATGCGGATGGTGCCCAAGATCATGAAAGATGCCGCTTATGGCATGGGCTGCACCCGATCGCAGGTCATCTGGAAAATCATCTTGCCGACCGGCATGCCGGCGATCCTGACTGGCGTGATGCTCGCCGTGGCGCGTGCCGCAGGCGAGACGGCACCGCTGTTGTTTACCGCGCTGTTCAGCAACTACTGGATCTACCACCAGGGCAATCTCGATGTCATGAACCCGACTGCCTC
This genomic interval from Pseudomonas koreensis contains the following:
- the pstC gene encoding phosphate ABC transporter permease subunit PstC; the protein is MNKPFVVPVNPDSACQPPSTKDFLVDRTFRALARIGVVLILALVFALVFEVGRKALPGMEKHGFDVLLGSVWDVNQGKYGILPAIWGTLYSAFIALLIAGFFGVSMAIFLTQDFLPTKLAALFRTIVELLAAIPSVVYGLWGIYVVIPAIRPLTTWLNSELGWIPFFGTSLSGPGLLPAALVLAIMILPTIAAVSQDALTAVPMKTKQAAYGMGTTHWEAILKVMVPSAATGIFGSLVLGLGRALGETMALAMLVGNANNISLSLFAPANTLAALLALNFPEAGPNEIEVLMYAALVLMLITLIVNIFGSMIMMYAQRGHK
- the pstA gene encoding phosphate ABC transporter permease PstA, yielding MTDLTAATDLTAPTGAMPSLQRKFEGRALRSLILTTLVWAGALLASVPLISVLYMLITRGGARLNLEVFTELPPTGFEMGGGFGNAMAGTFVMVGIAAAIAVPVGIMAAIFLAELGPDSKLGNAARFAAKMLTGLPSILAGVFAYALVVMTTGTYSAPAGGVALAVLMLPIVVLTAEESMRMVPKIMKDAAYGMGCTRSQVIWKIILPTGMPAILTGVMLAVARAAGETAPLLFTALFSNYWIYHQGNLDVMNPTASLAVLIYNFSGMPFDNQLELAWAASLVLVMIVLFVNIISRIFGKPKY